A genome region from Pseudomonas pergaminensis includes the following:
- the rpoC gene encoding DNA-directed RNA polymerase subunit beta' gives MKDLLNLLKNQGQVEEFDAIRIGLASPEMIRSWSFGEVKKPETINYRTFKPERDGLFCAKIFGPVKDYECLCGKYKRLKHRGVICEKCGVEVALAKVRRERMAHIELASPVAHIWFLKSLPSRIGLLMDMTLRDIERVLYFESYVVIDPGMTTLEKGQLLNDEQYFEALEEFGDDFDARMGAEAVRELLHAIDLEHEIGRLREEIPQTNSETKIKKLSKRLKLMEAFQGSGNLPEWMVLTVLPVLPPDLRPLVPLDGGRFATSDLNDLYRRVINRNNRLKRLLDLSAPDIIVRNEKRMLQEAVDALLDNGRRGRAITGSNKRPLKSLADMIKGKQGRFRQNLLGKRVDYSGRSVITVGPTLRLHQCGLPKKMALELFKPFIFGKLEMRGLATTIKAAKKMVERELPEVWDVLAEVIREHPVLLNRAPTLHRLGIQAFEPVLIEGKAIQLHPLVCAAYNADFDGDQMAVHVPLTLEAQLEARALMMSTNNILSPANGEPIIVPSQDVVLGLYYMTREAINAKGEGRVFADLQEVDRVFRAGEAALHAKVKVRINETVNDRDGGSVSNTRIVDTTVGRALLYQVVPKGLSYDVVNLPMKKKAISKLINQCYRVVGLKETVIFADQLMYTGFAYSTISGVSIGVNDFVIPDEKARIISAATDEVKEIESQYASGLVTQGEKYNKVIDLWSKANDEVSKAMMANLSKEKVIDRHGDEVDQESFNSMYMMADSGARGSAAQIRQLAGMRGLMAKPDGSIIETPITANFREGLSVLQYFISTHGARKGLADTALKTANSGYLTRRLVDVAQDLVVTEIDCGTEHGLLMTPHIEGGDVVEPLGERVLGRVIARDVFKPGTEEVIVPAGTLVDEKWVEFIELNSIDEVIVRSPISCETRYGICAKCYGRDLARGHQVNIGEAVGVIAAQSIGEPGTQLTMRTFHIGGAASRTSAADSVQVKNGGTVRLHNLKHVERVDGHLVAVSRSGELAIADDYGRERERYKLPYGAVISVKEGDKVDAGAIVAKWDPHTHPIVTEMKGTVTYVGMEEGITIKRQTDELTGMTNIEVLDAKDRPAAGKDIRPAVKMVDDNGKDLLLPGTDVIAQYFLPANALVGVADGAKIAIGDVIARIPQETSKTRDITGGLPRVADLFEARRPKEASILAEVSGTIAFGKETKGKRRLVITPNDGSDPYEELIPKWRHLNVFEGEQVNRGEVISDGPSDPHDILRLLGVSALAKYIVNEIQDVYRLQGVKINDKHIETILRQMLRKVEIAESGDSSFIKGDQMELTHVLVENERLGAEDKFVSKFTRVLLGITKASLSTESFISAASFQETTRVLTEAAVTGKRDYLRGLKENVVVGRLIPAGTGLAYHSERKRRRDADKPLRVSASEVEAALTEALNSSGN, from the coding sequence TTGAAAGACCTACTGAATTTGCTGAAAAACCAGGGTCAAGTCGAAGAGTTCGACGCCATCCGTATTGGATTGGCATCGCCTGAGATGATCCGTTCGTGGTCGTTCGGTGAAGTTAAAAAGCCGGAAACCATTAACTACCGTACGTTCAAACCTGAACGTGACGGCCTGTTCTGCGCCAAAATCTTTGGCCCGGTAAAGGATTACGAGTGCCTGTGCGGTAAGTACAAGCGCTTGAAGCACCGTGGTGTGATTTGCGAGAAGTGCGGCGTTGAAGTTGCACTGGCCAAGGTTCGTCGTGAGCGCATGGCGCACATCGAACTGGCTTCGCCAGTTGCCCACATCTGGTTCCTGAAATCGCTGCCGTCCCGTATCGGCTTGCTGATGGACATGACCCTGCGTGATATCGAACGCGTTCTCTACTTCGAGAGCTATGTCGTTATCGATCCAGGCATGACTACCCTTGAAAAGGGTCAGCTGCTGAACGACGAGCAGTACTTCGAAGCGCTGGAAGAGTTTGGCGACGATTTCGATGCCCGCATGGGTGCCGAAGCTGTCCGCGAACTGCTGCACGCTATCGATCTGGAGCACGAGATTGGCCGCCTGCGTGAAGAAATTCCGCAAACCAACTCCGAAACCAAGATCAAGAAGCTGTCCAAGCGTCTGAAGTTGATGGAAGCCTTCCAGGGTTCCGGCAACTTGCCAGAGTGGATGGTGCTGACTGTTCTGCCGGTTCTGCCGCCAGACCTGCGTCCGCTGGTACCGTTGGATGGCGGTCGTTTCGCGACTTCCGACCTCAACGACCTGTACCGTCGCGTGATCAACCGTAACAACCGCTTGAAGCGCCTGCTTGATCTGTCCGCTCCGGACATCATCGTGCGCAACGAAAAGCGTATGTTGCAAGAAGCTGTCGATGCCTTGCTCGACAACGGTCGTCGTGGCCGCGCTATCACCGGTTCCAACAAGCGTCCTCTGAAATCCTTGGCTGACATGATCAAGGGTAAGCAAGGTCGTTTCCGTCAGAACTTGCTCGGTAAGCGTGTTGACTACTCCGGTCGTTCGGTAATTACCGTAGGCCCGACCCTGCGTCTGCACCAGTGCGGTCTGCCTAAGAAGATGGCACTGGAGCTGTTCAAACCATTCATCTTCGGCAAGCTCGAAATGCGCGGTCTCGCGACCACCATCAAAGCGGCCAAGAAAATGGTCGAGCGCGAACTGCCAGAGGTTTGGGACGTTCTCGCTGAAGTGATCCGCGAACACCCGGTTCTCCTCAACCGTGCACCGACCCTTCACCGTCTGGGTATCCAGGCGTTTGAACCGGTACTGATCGAAGGTAAGGCTATCCAGCTGCACCCGCTGGTCTGTGCTGCGTACAACGCCGACTTCGACGGCGACCAAATGGCCGTGCACGTACCGCTGACACTGGAAGCCCAGTTGGAAGCGCGCGCGTTGATGATGTCGACCAACAACATTCTGTCGCCAGCCAACGGTGAGCCAATCATCGTTCCGTCGCAGGACGTTGTATTGGGTCTGTACTACATGACGCGTGAAGCGATCAACGCCAAAGGCGAAGGTCGTGTGTTCGCTGACCTGCAAGAAGTTGACCGTGTGTTCCGTGCCGGCGAAGCCGCACTGCACGCCAAGGTCAAAGTGCGGATCAACGAAACCGTCAACGACCGTGACGGCGGCAGCGTGAGCAACACTCGTATCGTCGACACCACTGTTGGCCGTGCGTTGTTGTACCAGGTTGTGCCAAAAGGTCTGTCGTACGATGTCGTCAACCTGCCGATGAAGAAGAAGGCGATCTCCAAGCTGATCAACCAGTGCTACCGCGTGGTTGGTTTGAAAGAGACCGTGATCTTCGCTGACCAGTTGATGTACACCGGTTTTGCTTACTCGACCATTTCCGGCGTTTCCATCGGTGTTAACGACTTCGTTATCCCGGATGAAAAGGCCCGCATCATCAGTGCTGCTACTGATGAAGTGAAAGAGATCGAAAGCCAGTACGCCTCCGGCCTGGTAACCCAGGGCGAGAAGTACAACAAGGTAATCGACCTTTGGTCCAAGGCGAACGACGAAGTTTCCAAGGCGATGATGGCCAACCTCTCGAAAGAGAAAGTCATCGACCGTCACGGCGACGAAGTTGACCAAGAGTCCTTCAACTCGATGTACATGATGGCCGACTCGGGCGCACGGGGTTCTGCTGCGCAGATCCGTCAGCTCGCCGGTATGCGTGGCCTGATGGCCAAGCCGGACGGTTCCATCATCGAAACGCCGATTACTGCGAACTTCCGTGAAGGTTTGAGCGTACTTCAGTACTTCATCTCGACTCACGGTGCTCGTAAAGGTCTGGCGGATACCGCGTTGAAAACCGCGAACTCCGGTTACCTGACTCGTCGTCTCGTAGACGTTGCGCAAGATCTGGTCGTAACCGAGATCGATTGCGGCACCGAGCATGGCTTGCTGATGACTCCGCACATTGAAGGCGGTGACGTTGTAGAGCCGCTGGGTGAGCGCGTATTGGGTCGTGTTATTGCCCGTGACGTATTCAAGCCAGGTACCGAGGAAGTTATCGTTCCTGCCGGCACCCTGGTAGATGAGAAGTGGGTCGAGTTCATCGAACTCAACAGCATCGACGAAGTGATCGTTCGCTCGCCGATCAGCTGCGAAACCCGCTACGGCATTTGCGCCAAGTGCTACGGCCGTGACTTGGCTCGTGGTCACCAGGTGAACATCGGTGAAGCGGTCGGCGTTATCGCTGCCCAGTCCATCGGTGAGCCGGGTACCCAGCTGACCATGCGTACGTTCCACATCGGTGGTGCGGCAAGCCGGACCTCCGCAGCTGACAGCGTTCAGGTGAAGAATGGCGGTACCGTCCGCTTGCACAACCTGAAGCACGTAGAGCGAGTGGATGGCCACCTGGTTGCTGTGTCCCGTTCCGGTGAGCTGGCAATCGCTGATGACTACGGTCGTGAGCGTGAGCGTTACAAGCTGCCGTACGGTGCTGTGATTTCGGTTAAAGAAGGTGACAAGGTCGACGCTGGCGCAATCGTGGCCAAGTGGGATCCGCACACTCACCCAATCGTTACCGAAATGAAAGGTACCGTGACCTACGTGGGCATGGAAGAAGGCATCACGATCAAGCGTCAGACTGACGAATTGACCGGTATGACCAACATTGAGGTACTCGACGCTAAAGATCGCCCAGCTGCCGGTAAAGACATCCGTCCTGCCGTGAAGATGGTCGATGACAACGGCAAGGATCTGTTGCTGCCAGGCACTGACGTAATCGCTCAGTACTTCCTGCCAGCCAACGCCCTGGTCGGTGTAGCGGACGGTGCGAAGATCGCGATCGGTGATGTTATCGCGCGTATCCCGCAAGAAACTTCGAAAACCCGTGACATCACCGGTGGTCTGCCGCGTGTTGCTGACTTGTTCGAAGCTCGTCGTCCGAAAGAAGCGTCGATTCTGGCTGAAGTCAGCGGCACCATCGCGTTCGGTAAAGAGACCAAGGGCAAGCGCCGTCTGGTCATTACTCCGAACGACGGTAGCGATCCGTATGAAGAGCTGATTCCGAAGTGGCGTCACCTGAACGTGTTTGAAGGCGAACAGGTAAACCGCGGCGAAGTCATCTCCGACGGCCCGAGCGATCCACACGACATCCTGCGCCTGCTGGGTGTGAGTGCGCTGGCCAAGTACATCGTTAACGAGATCCAGGACGTTTACCGCCTGCAAGGCGTGAAGATCAACGATAAGCACATCGAGACCATCCTGCGTCAGATGCTGCGTAAAGTTGAGATCGCTGAATCCGGCGATTCCAGTTTCATCAAGGGCGACCAGATGGAACTGACTCACGTACTGGTAGAGAACGAGCGTCTGGGCGCGGAAGACAAATTTGTCTCCAAGTTCACTCGCGTACTGCTGGGTATCACCAAGGCGTCGCTGTCCACTGAGTCGTTCATCTCGGCGGCCTCCTTCCAGGAGACCACTCGTGTTCTGACCGAAGCAGCGGTAACCGGCAAGCGCGATTACCTGCGCGGCCTGAAAGAAAACGTGGTTGTGGGTCGTCTGATCCCAGCCGGTACCGGTTTGGCTTACCACAGCGAGCGCAAGCGCCGCCGTGATGCTGACAAGCCGTTGCG